The Streptomyces sp. Je 1-332 genome has a window encoding:
- a CDS encoding class I SAM-dependent methyltransferase produces MPIRLSPRLAAIVTALPLQPHSRVLEIGCGPGAAARAVASRLTTGHILAIDRSATAIAQARAAAVEEIGSGRMSVRQVSAEDFVLQPHEEPYDLVFAIRVGALDGRHPEAGRQAMRRIAVATTANARLFVDGGDPLRELAIPGR; encoded by the coding sequence GTGCCGATCCGTCTGTCGCCGCGACTCGCCGCGATCGTGACCGCCCTCCCCCTCCAGCCACATTCCCGGGTGCTCGAGATCGGGTGCGGGCCCGGGGCGGCCGCGCGAGCGGTCGCGAGCCGGCTCACCACAGGCCACATCCTGGCCATCGACAGGTCCGCAACCGCGATCGCCCAGGCACGAGCCGCCGCGGTCGAGGAGATCGGATCAGGCCGCATGAGTGTCCGCCAGGTCTCGGCCGAGGACTTCGTCCTGCAACCGCACGAAGAGCCCTACGACCTTGTGTTCGCCATCCGTGTCGGCGCCCTCGACGGACGCCACCCCGAGGCCGGACGGCAGGCGATGCGACGTATCGCCGTGGCCACCACGGCGAACGCGCGGCTCTTCGTCGACGGCGGCGACCCACTACGTGAACTGGCCATCCCGGGGCGATGA
- a CDS encoding MHYT domain-containing protein, with protein sequence MGHMHHMAGGWATPVLSYAMAVVGAALGLRCTVRALAAGGRSKRNWLISASVAIGAGIWTMHFIAMLGYTVEGTAIRYDIPLTLLSLVVAIAVVGAGVFTAGYGKSRLRSVALGGIGTGLGVAAMHYIGMAAAQLNGSFSYDPALVAASVLIAIVAASAALWAALSVRGPAVAAVASLVMGLAVSSMHYTGMAAVSVDVHAGTAPLQGASATAFILPLAVVLGSFLFLTCAFVALSPTARERAESEAAARPLHEVELPVA encoded by the coding sequence GTGGGTCACATGCACCACATGGCAGGAGGCTGGGCCACTCCGGTCCTGTCGTACGCCATGGCCGTCGTCGGCGCCGCGCTGGGACTGCGCTGCACCGTGCGCGCCCTGGCAGCCGGGGGGCGTTCCAAGCGGAACTGGCTGATCAGTGCGTCCGTCGCCATCGGCGCCGGCATCTGGACCATGCACTTCATCGCGATGCTCGGCTACACCGTGGAGGGCACCGCCATCCGCTACGACATTCCGCTGACGCTGCTGAGCCTCGTCGTCGCCATCGCCGTCGTCGGCGCGGGCGTCTTCACCGCCGGGTACGGAAAGTCCCGGCTGCGGTCCGTCGCGCTGGGCGGTATCGGTACCGGCCTCGGCGTCGCCGCGATGCACTACATCGGCATGGCAGCCGCTCAACTCAACGGCTCGTTCTCCTACGATCCCGCTCTCGTGGCCGCCTCCGTGCTGATCGCGATCGTCGCCGCGTCCGCCGCCCTGTGGGCCGCGCTGTCCGTTCGGGGGCCCGCCGTCGCGGCCGTCGCCTCGCTCGTGATGGGCCTGGCGGTGAGCAGCATGCACTACACGGGCATGGCCGCCGTCTCGGTGGATGTGCACGCCGGTACCGCGCCGCTGCAAGGCGCGAGCGCCACCGCCTTCATCCTGCCGCTCGCCGTGGTGCTCGGCTCCTTCCTCTTCTTGACCTGCGCGTTCGTCGCGCTGTCCCCCACGGCGCGTGAGCGCGCCGAGAGCGAGGCCGCGGCCCGCCCGCTGCACGAGGTCGAACTCCCCGTCGCCTGA
- a CDS encoding nitrate- and nitrite sensing domain-containing protein, with product MPARPLVPERWRPKSIRAKVVTLLTVPVLSLMALWGHAAVTTASQVSSTEQLRQINATLVRPVAHFTSAVQDERAAALKYQATPGGAARDDFDAAQARTDRAVTALRAGVRSSSTDLAALDAALPGRVRSLLASAGELGERRDSTRGASAVLSDYGQAVDRAFAVRSKLAGADQPDRASATRTVLELARSREALSRQDAVLGAARASGTMSAAHYRTFVGDVAQERGFADAAVSDLRTEDAAAYRRVLDSPTASDLASAQDDILAAGPSGAATAVTDARWHSAAGPTLSGLAAAEGDAIDTGVDAKPYSLSNLGSSGLAVLLGLLGVILALLLSVRIGRGLVADLTGLRNSALELAAHRLPAAIRRIHGGDTLDLEKEAPLSHEPVRDEIGQVGAALTTVQRAALRAVAGRAAVLTGVSGVYVSLARRSQLLLHRQLELLDTMERRTENPTDLEDLFRLDHLTTRMRRHAESLLILSGSAPGRAWRSPVPLIDAVRAGIAETEDIERVHLDDIPDLRLAGSAVADLIHLVAELTENAASYSPPHTPVMVRAEEVGAGAVLEIEDRGLGMGDEALAAANEKIQAADVDLLDSRQLGLFVVNRLAQRQHIEVTLRRSVYGGITALVFLPQHLLEAPHPGLRPLPQRSEVEGSGPAAALAPGLTRIPTQRERSQRPTAAPAQAPAPAPAPAPATEPRPTRSDNPAPRQLPGHARRAAAQRPDSPASPTARPAPAPAPAQAPDDESQLPRRVRQASLAPELRTDQGAGQAPEPGPRVRSPEAARATMASLRSGRRRASATRDEPAGPHAPGTEPHHRTANDEGSQDR from the coding sequence ATGCCCGCACGCCCTCTGGTGCCCGAACGCTGGCGCCCCAAATCGATCCGCGCGAAGGTCGTCACCCTGCTGACCGTGCCGGTCCTCTCGCTGATGGCCCTGTGGGGTCACGCGGCCGTCACCACCGCCTCCCAGGTCTCGTCCACCGAGCAGTTGCGCCAGATCAACGCGACCCTGGTGCGGCCCGTCGCGCACTTCACCTCCGCGGTGCAGGACGAGCGTGCCGCGGCCCTGAAGTACCAGGCCACGCCCGGCGGCGCCGCCCGCGACGACTTCGACGCCGCGCAGGCCCGCACCGACAGGGCCGTCACGGCGCTGCGCGCGGGTGTCCGCTCCAGCAGCACCGACCTCGCCGCCCTCGACGCGGCACTGCCCGGCCGGGTGCGCTCGCTGCTCGCGAGCGCCGGGGAGCTCGGTGAACGGCGCGACAGCACGCGCGGCGCCTCGGCCGTGCTCTCCGACTACGGCCAGGCCGTCGACCGGGCCTTCGCGGTCCGGTCCAAACTCGCGGGCGCCGATCAGCCGGACCGCGCGTCCGCCACCCGTACCGTGCTCGAACTGGCCCGCTCCCGCGAGGCGTTGAGCCGTCAGGATGCCGTGCTCGGCGCCGCGCGGGCGAGCGGGACCATGTCCGCGGCCCACTACCGTACGTTCGTCGGCGATGTCGCACAGGAGCGTGGCTTCGCCGACGCGGCGGTGTCCGACCTGCGGACCGAGGACGCCGCCGCCTACCGCAGGGTGCTCGACTCCCCCACCGCCTCCGACCTGGCTAGCGCCCAGGACGACATCCTCGCCGCGGGCCCGTCCGGCGCCGCGACCGCCGTGACGGACGCGCGCTGGCACTCGGCCGCCGGGCCCACCCTGTCCGGGCTCGCCGCCGCGGAGGGGGACGCGATCGACACGGGCGTCGACGCCAAGCCGTACTCCCTGTCGAACCTCGGCAGTTCCGGCCTCGCCGTACTGCTCGGCCTGCTCGGTGTGATCCTCGCGCTGCTGCTCTCCGTACGCATCGGACGCGGACTCGTCGCCGACCTGACCGGCCTGCGCAACTCCGCTCTGGAGCTCGCCGCCCATCGGCTCCCGGCCGCCATCCGCCGCATCCACGGCGGTGACACCCTCGACCTGGAGAAGGAGGCGCCGCTCTCCCACGAACCGGTCCGGGACGAGATCGGCCAGGTCGGCGCGGCGCTGACCACGGTGCAACGCGCCGCCTTGCGCGCCGTCGCGGGCCGCGCCGCCGTCCTGACGGGCGTCTCCGGCGTGTACGTCAGCCTGGCCCGCCGCAGCCAACTGCTGCTGCACCGGCAACTTGAACTCCTCGACACCATGGAGCGCCGCACCGAGAACCCCACGGACCTGGAGGACCTCTTCCGCCTCGACCACCTGACGACGCGGATGCGCCGCCACGCCGAGTCCCTGCTGATCCTCTCCGGCTCCGCGCCCGGGCGCGCCTGGCGTTCCCCGGTGCCGCTGATCGACGCCGTGCGCGCGGGCATCGCGGAGACCGAGGACATCGAGCGGGTCCACCTGGACGACATCCCCGATCTGCGCCTCGCCGGGTCGGCGGTCGCCGACCTCATTCACCTGGTCGCCGAACTCACCGAGAACGCCGCCTCGTACTCGCCGCCGCACACCCCCGTGATGGTGCGCGCCGAGGAGGTCGGGGCGGGCGCCGTCCTGGAGATCGAGGACCGCGGTCTCGGCATGGGCGACGAGGCACTCGCCGCGGCCAACGAGAAGATCCAGGCCGCGGACGTGGACCTGCTCGACTCGCGCCAGCTCGGCCTGTTCGTGGTCAACCGCCTCGCCCAGCGCCAGCACATCGAGGTGACGCTGCGCCGCTCGGTCTACGGAGGCATCACCGCCCTCGTCTTCCTCCCACAGCACCTCCTGGAGGCCCCGCACCCGGGCCTGCGGCCCCTGCCGCAGCGGTCGGAGGTGGAAGGGTCCGGACCCGCAGCGGCCCTTGCGCCGGGTCTGACGCGCATCCCCACCCAACGGGAGCGCAGCCAACGGCCGACGGCCGCACCGGCACAAGCACCCGCACCCGCACCCGCACCCGCACCCGCCACGGAACCTCGCCCGACGCGCAGCGACAACCCGGCGCCCCGCCAACTCCCCGGCCACGCCCGGCGCGCCGCGGCCCAGCGACCGGACAGCCCGGCCAGCCCCACCGCCCGACCCGCTCCGGCACCGGCACCGGCCCAGGCACCGGACGACGAGAGCCAACTGCCCCGCCGGGTACGCCAGGCCAGCCTCGCGCCCGAACTGCGCACGGACCAGGGCGCGGGCCAGGCCCCCGAACCCGGCCCGCGCGTACGCTCCCCCGAAGCCGCCCGCGCCACGATGGCGTCGTTGCGCTCCGGTCGGCGCCGCGCCTCCGCCACGCGGGACGAACCGGCCGGCCCACACGCCCCGGGCACCGAGCCCCACCACCGCACAGCGAACGACGAAGGGTCCCAAGACCGATGA
- a CDS encoding roadblock/LC7 domain-containing protein gives MTPTYSVTSVGDPSDGHGATGIDWLLDDLVDRVAEVRHAIMLSTDGLCVGASQAMGRDESERFAAIASGFHSLAKGAGRHFDAGGVVQTMVELQDGFLFVVAAGDGSCIAVFTDGHADIGLVAYEMALLVDRVREHLTVPVRSDGAPTPDGEAS, from the coding sequence ATGACGCCGACCTACTCCGTCACCAGCGTGGGCGATCCGAGCGACGGCCACGGCGCGACCGGCATCGACTGGCTCCTGGACGACCTCGTCGACCGCGTCGCGGAGGTGCGGCACGCGATCATGCTCTCCACCGACGGTCTGTGCGTCGGAGCCTCGCAGGCGATGGGCCGCGACGAGTCCGAGCGCTTCGCCGCCATCGCATCCGGCTTCCACTCCCTCGCCAAGGGTGCGGGCCGGCACTTCGACGCGGGTGGCGTCGTCCAGACCATGGTCGAGCTGCAGGACGGCTTCCTCTTCGTGGTCGCCGCCGGCGACGGCTCCTGCATCGCGGTCTTCACCGACGGACACGCCGACATCGGCCTGGTGGCATACGAGATGGCCCTGCTGGTCGACCGGGTGCGCGAGCACCTCACCGTGCCCGTGCGCTCGGACGGCGCTCCGACGCCGGACGGCGAGGCCTCATGA
- a CDS encoding DUF742 domain-containing protein, which yields MTGRPPNRHPGGQGGPGERSAEAWTDRYDAEAGPLVRLYAMTAGRARTDNGAERVDLMAIVRPTSGTPRSPLPPEQRALLALSAHGPSPVADLASDSGLPLGVVRVLLGDLTAQGLIHITPPESTATAGSEHPPAHLLREVINGLRAL from the coding sequence ATGACGGGCCGGCCCCCCAACCGCCACCCGGGCGGCCAGGGTGGACCGGGCGAGCGCTCCGCCGAGGCCTGGACCGACCGGTACGACGCGGAGGCCGGCCCCCTGGTCCGGCTCTACGCCATGACCGCCGGGCGCGCCCGCACGGACAACGGCGCCGAGCGCGTCGACCTGATGGCGATCGTGCGGCCCACATCCGGCACCCCGCGCAGCCCGCTGCCGCCCGAGCAGCGCGCGCTGTTGGCGCTGAGCGCCCACGGCCCGAGCCCCGTGGCGGACCTCGCATCGGACTCGGGGCTGCCCCTTGGCGTGGTGCGGGTCCTGCTCGGCGACCTCACGGCCCAGGGCCTGATCCACATCACCCCGCCCGAGTCCACCGCCACCGCCGGGAGCGAACATCCTCCCGCCCATCTCCTGCGAGAAGTGATCAATGGCCTCCGCGCACTCTGA
- a CDS encoding ATP/GTP-binding protein has translation MASAHSDRTRHSATADFTALKLLIAGGFGVGKTTLVESVSEIRPLRTEEPLTEASRPVDSLKGVATKSTTTVAMDFGRITLRDNLALYLFGTPGQDRFWFVWDELATGSLGAVVLADTRRLADCFPAVDYFESRGIPFIVAVNCFDGIRSHTPEAVARALDLNPDTPVLLCDVRERESGKEVLISLVEHVLSRELVTH, from the coding sequence ATGGCCTCCGCGCACTCTGACCGCACGCGGCACTCGGCGACCGCCGACTTCACCGCGCTCAAGCTCCTGATCGCCGGCGGCTTCGGCGTCGGGAAGACCACGCTGGTGGAGTCGGTCAGCGAGATCCGCCCCCTGCGTACGGAGGAGCCCCTCACCGAGGCGTCCCGTCCGGTGGACAGCCTCAAGGGGGTGGCCACCAAGTCCACGACCACGGTCGCCATGGACTTCGGCCGCATCACCCTGCGCGACAACCTCGCCCTGTATCTGTTCGGCACGCCCGGTCAGGACCGGTTCTGGTTCGTCTGGGACGAGTTGGCCACGGGCAGCCTCGGCGCGGTCGTCCTCGCCGACACCCGCAGGCTCGCGGACTGCTTTCCCGCCGTGGACTACTTCGAGAGCCGCGGCATCCCGTTCATCGTCGCCGTGAACTGCTTCGACGGGATCCGCAGCCACACCCCCGAGGCCGTGGCCCGCGCCCTCGACCTGAACCCGGACACACCCGTCCTGCTGTGCGACGTACGCGAGAGGGAGTCCGGCAAGGAGGTCCTGATCTCCCTGGTCGAACACGTCCTGAGCCGGGAGCTTGTCACCCACTGA
- a CDS encoding geranylgeranyl reductase family protein produces the protein MLPPSNSTPAPGTWDVIVIGAGPAGATAARVAAENGCRTLLLERAAIPRYKTCGGGLIGASLAALPPGLPLNVYDTAGRFTFSLNGTKERTLDCASPTCAMVYRSELDAALTELAAAAGAKVQDSTALTTLDEQDDGTVTVKTNRGETLRARAVVGADGSASRVARYVGVECAQVDLALEAEVPVDARTAERWRGRALMEWGPLPGSFGWVFPKGDVCTGGVVAARGNPAALRAYKEDFLRRHGLLGPRPLHDTGHLTRCRRPESPLARGRVLVAGDAAALVDHWSREGISYALRSGDLAGHAATRLVAAAGQEASAAADEYGRQINDVLGAEMRASSVLMGLFTRSPGLVHTALTRLPPAWRRLDAYVSGHTSVAGIMTTPFARTATALAGRLSPGTTKALAKG, from the coding sequence ATGCTCCCTCCTTCCAACTCCACGCCCGCGCCCGGCACGTGGGATGTGATCGTCATCGGCGCGGGCCCCGCCGGCGCCACCGCGGCCCGCGTCGCCGCCGAGAACGGCTGCCGGACGCTGCTCCTGGAGCGCGCCGCCATCCCCCGGTACAAGACCTGCGGCGGGGGACTCATCGGAGCCTCCCTCGCCGCTCTGCCCCCCGGCCTGCCCCTGAACGTCTACGACACGGCCGGCCGGTTCACCTTCTCCCTGAACGGCACCAAGGAACGCACCCTCGACTGCGCGTCCCCGACCTGTGCCATGGTCTACCGCAGCGAACTCGACGCCGCACTCACCGAGTTGGCCGCCGCGGCAGGCGCCAAGGTCCAGGACAGCACCGCGCTGACCACCCTGGACGAACAGGACGACGGCACCGTCACGGTGAAGACCAACCGCGGCGAGACCCTCCGCGCCCGGGCGGTCGTCGGCGCCGACGGCAGCGCCAGCAGAGTCGCCCGGTACGTGGGCGTGGAGTGCGCCCAGGTCGACCTCGCCCTGGAAGCAGAGGTCCCGGTCGACGCCAGGACGGCCGAACGGTGGCGAGGCCGCGCGCTGATGGAGTGGGGCCCACTGCCCGGCTCCTTCGGCTGGGTGTTCCCCAAGGGGGACGTCTGCACCGGCGGCGTGGTGGCCGCCCGCGGCAACCCGGCCGCCCTGCGCGCCTACAAGGAGGACTTCCTCCGTCGCCACGGCCTTCTCGGTCCCCGCCCCCTTCACGACACCGGCCACCTGACCAGATGCCGCCGCCCCGAATCGCCCCTGGCCCGGGGACGTGTCCTGGTCGCCGGTGACGCCGCGGCGCTCGTCGACCACTGGTCACGGGAGGGCATCTCCTACGCCCTGCGCTCAGGCGACCTCGCGGGTCACGCGGCCACCCGCCTCGTCGCCGCCGCGGGCCAGGAGGCGAGCGCAGCCGCCGACGAGTACGGACGGCAGATCAACGACGTCCTCGGGGCCGAAATGCGCGCCAGCAGCGTGCTGATGGGCCTCTTCACCCGCAGCCCCGGTCTCGTCCACACAGCGCTGACCCGGCTTCCCCCGGCGTGGCGACGACTCGACGCCTACGTATCCGGCCACACCAGCGTGGCCGGAATCATGACCACCCCGTTCGCCCGCACCGCCACGGCTCTGGCCGGCCGCCTCTCACCCGGAACCACGAAGGCACTCGCCAAGGGGTGA